The sequence below is a genomic window from Lycium ferocissimum isolate CSIRO_LF1 chromosome 9, AGI_CSIRO_Lferr_CH_V1, whole genome shotgun sequence.
ATTCTCTACAGTAAAAACACGAAACACAAAAACGCAcaaatacaacatcaatcttcaaAATCTCACAGCCACGTGTATAAACACCTTAAGTCGTTTCTGAAGACGAGAATTCGAAGCTTCTAGATCCTTAAGAATCTCCACATGCGATCTCTCAATTTGCCTCTTAACACTATCCAATTGACACGACGCAAATTCCTTCAGATCTACAATCGATTTCAAATTCTTAACCGAATCCGGTTCACCAACAGGCTTCAACTGAACCGGACTTGAAATAAAGCTACTCTTCTTTCCATTCCTCCTTTTCGATGACGTAGGCGTTACGTTACCGGTTTTGAATGTATCGAAATTGAATCCGAAAGGCTTTGGTGATTCACTCATTGATTGGACTGGACTTGCTGCACCGGTTGCCGGTGGAGTTGACAGAAAATTCATTGCTGATGATTTCCTTGTTGATCTggatttcttcttcatttcgaAATATTCAGAATTTTTCTATGTGATGTGAATACATGATGgtaatttgaatttttggggGTTTTATACTGGGCgggtttttttgaaaatttgaaattgcCAACGTGGAAGTGAAGTTTGAGAAGCCTGCCACTTTTGATTGTAGGTTCAAAATAGCTCACTTAAGTATCATTTGGAGAAGTTTTGGTCCTTTATTAATAAGTTTGTTAAATGTGAGTATTTTTGGTCTTCGTCATATATTTATCGAACTCTGATTGtagtgaaaaaaagaaaatatttaacgGAAACTCACATTTGAAAGTATAGTTTTTgtagtttatgttatttttggtatatttttgaagagtctgGTGCAACTTTTTGATGTGTggtttctgtttttttttttttttttttttttttttgtatattttgtgtcGGGTGTAATGTTTTATGTTGTGGTTCTTGGGATGTTGAGGATATTTAGGATGTTTTTGGTTAAAGGAAAAATTCACAGTTCCGGTCAAATTTAACAATCAAAGTTTGTTATATATGTGTTAGAGACCAAAAGTGCTTACTTTTTCCAAACTTAAAGGACTAGAACTGCTCAGTTAATTtttaaggggctgttttgaacCTAATATAGAGAATAAGGAACCATTTTTGACATTTTCTCAATCTTATTTATCAAATACAAGATGCTGCAAATCGTAATAAAGTGTATGTAATTGAGGtgcaatgcaaaaaaaaaaaaaactcccatGAAATACTTCAATAATTCATGTCCAACaaaatttccgattttgttcttaaaaaaatatgttgATCGTATAACATGAATGCCTAGGAAAATAGctccattattttttaaaaattaaatgcaAAATTATGGATGAATTATTCTCAAACTTATGTGTATTATGAGATGAAATTTCACCTGTTGTTTACATTTGTCTATCCAACATATTGTGAGTTTGTATATGACCAAAAATGTGTTAAGGGATGTTGCTTTACGCTAACGTGGCCATAAATATTCTTACCACTTGATGAAAACAATGAAAATTTTCGGATGCAACATTATAGTTTCATTTCATAGGAAAAGTCTCCGTACATTTCCAATTTGGAAAGATTAAGAGGTGCTTTTAATTaatccaaatttatattttgaattatgtATTCTAGATTATTAACATTTGTGTTTGAAATTTCATTTGGTCACGAGTTGAGCCCTACTACAAACGAAAGCTCAAAGAGGCAACTATTCCAATTTATATTCCCAAGTTGCAAGAACAATCCAAAATGAATCAACCTTTCCGGATTTGGCCgccttagagcccgtttggcttagcttataagttctTTGAAAACAGCTTATGTATTTTTAGCTTTTGAGTATTTGtcttataagtcattttgtcttaaaataaacccaaaaaataagttggccGCTTAATTTTgacttagcttaaaaaaagcaaccaaaaaaaataagttgacctacccaatttattttttttggtttataagctgctttttttaagcccatccaaatagGCTCTTACTATCTTGCTTCCCATTataaggcaaaatacatcaaaaccccccTAAATTATACCCCaaaagtcattttcacacttaaactattCTGGCGACTCATTACACacttaatatatgaaaaaatgatattttttacCCCTCCAAAGCTGATGTGGcataaaaaagaattatatttaaataataggAGAGTgaggtcaattttttttaaaaaattattataaaaaataatttttaaataataaaaaaaaattattcctccACCACAACCGCGCCCCCCACCACACACCGCACcgcaccccaccccaccccttcTCTTTTCCGACCACGCCACCGTCACAAAATCTAGCACCCCACCCTCCCGTCTCCTCCACCTTCACGCCACCCCATCCTCCCGTCTCCTCCACCATCACGCCGCCTACCCCACCCCAAatccttcttcttcctttcaCCATCACCACCCTCACCCGCTCCCACCTCCATTCTTCTCGCTTCATTGGCGAGCTCTTGCCCAACCCTTTTGTATATTTTTCTCATTCCATAAAACACCTTGTGCCCTACCTTCTGTATATTTTTCCCATTCCATAAAACACAAAAAGAGCTCTTGCCCAACTCCCCGATCTCTCGCCCACTGCTCAACACCAAGCATACAAAAACGCACAAAAAGGGACAAAAGAACGGCAGCTCTGCACAAACAGCCAGCAGCCAAacgattttttttctttttctcttctgcTGCTGCCTCATTCtcgttccaatttttttcttgttcctcTTCATCTTGGTATTCTTCTAATCTTCAATTTtgtcaaaatttcactttttcttttcatgctcTAAGACACACATTAATTTGATTGTTTCTTTTTAATGGGTTTATGTCAAATCTCATTCTATCTTGTTCGTGatatcgatttttttttttatctcccAAATGTGCATTCGTGATTCTAATCATTCTACAACTTTGATAACCTTATCGGCTTGAATGTTTGTATGGTATGTTTTTTTGATTATCGATTGTAGAAGTTGAACTTGTTTTTTTAGCATGAATTTCATATTTGAGCTGaaaatgtgaaaaagaaagggagtagggataaagaagaaagggagggtgggggaggaggggaaagaaaaaaatataaaattaaaaattagagaATTTTTTGATGTGGCGCTGATGTGGACTGACGTGGCGCATCGACGTGGAGAGAAAGTGTACACTCTCCCCTAGTGCAAtcgggtcatattatatgagggagtaaaaaatatcactttttcatatattaggtgtgtaatgAGTCGCCAGATaaagtgtgaaaatgacttttgaggtatagtttaggggggttttgatgtattttgccccCATTATAATAGTCATTGTAGCACGTTTATGGTCAGCCCATAAGGGCCATGCGGACTTAACGTCAAATTTTCAGTTatcaaaaagataaaagaagTTTCAGTTTGGTCAATTTGTGCAGTACATTTTCAGGCCTGTATTTTCATATAAAAGTTTTGCTATGTACAGTTCTGTATTAATATTAGAccatttattaattattattaccCTCTTTTCTTCTAGCACTTTTAAGAGGTATTACTACCAACTATTACTTCAAAAACAGAGCTAGATATTCAACCAAATCAGTTTGTAATTGTGAGAAACAATTTTAATCTAAGACCGAACAAGCCAAGTGATATGTCAAACAACACCTTTTTCTTACAAGTATGGCATTAATGATGACCATAGCATACTCTTCTAACTTCTATGACCTGTTATTGTCCTTTTGGCACTGAAATCAATTCTATAATAGAGCAAGCAATGATCATCTACTGCTTGTTAACAGCGAAATATTAAATgccaatattttcaaaagagtcaACTTAAATCTATAATGATAATTCAATGATCAGCATGCATGTTCGATCTTGTTCTCGATAGATCAATGAGGTTAGATACAAGAAACAGTTTTCTTTCCCCATCAACATTAGAGATACAAATAAGAGTGTTTGCCATCAAAAACTGTACCAACTTTTCAGCATCATAAGTATAATCTGGATAATGAACTTAATCAGATATTAGCAAATCTCAGTGTCAAACTTGAGGGATATTCCCATGCTGAAGAGCTCCTGGCACAGTAACTTTGCACCATATGGCACATCTGTTAATTTACCTTTGATAGCCCTAGGATTATTGCACAAATCAAGAACACCATAATTAAAGCGAGATTAACAAACGTACCTgtttagtcatcttatttattaatGCGGAAGCATGGAACGATTGACTGGGTCTTCCTCTCATTGCTCCTCCTATAACTGGCAGTCGAATGGGGCGGTTGCCTTTTAGGGTTGAGAAGATGAGAGGGGACCTAGCCAGATGTTTATAGGCGTCAAGCCTTGACCTAATAGGCCTTCCCATAATAGGCTTTATTAGGTCTTCAACAGGGCATACACTACTACCAATCCACACCAATACAAGAAGTGATTCAGGCCCAACAAGGAATCCAATATTTGAATGGCCAAGTCATGTTCACCAACTATATTTATTTAGCCCGTTTTATAAATCAAGTAATGATTAAGTTAATGTTAGTCCACATTTAGTTAAAATTCAACATTCTCCCACTTGGACAATCATTAACTTAatcttgaattatttttaaaaaaaaatcttaaaggaaatgttattttataaaatgactCTCGGGCTAAACGAACAGTGGCCACAAACACATAGCGGTAGAACGTCACTTAAAGCATGGTCCAGTCAAACAAGACTACGAATGCCGAAATGTAGCAGTACATGCATCAATCAATGACACATGTCGAATCCACAATCACAAACATAGAAGCCTTGCCGACATAAACCCAATAGTGTGGTAGTGTAGCAAGAAATAACCAACATGGATTCCATATCAAAGTTATTTCATTGTCAGTCCTCAATGATTTTTCATAACAACATGTACGCGTCaaatcaacatgcacaccaccGAAAAATCATCACTACGATTTTCTGTAACAACATGTGGGCAACGGATCAACATGTGCACCACTAGAAAATCCTAATTTTCTAAGCCCAACATGTGCAACAGCTAAGAAAATCTACAAGGCATAAAAATATACCGTGTATGTCTCCATAAAGATCTAATAAAGGCAACAACATGATCTTATCAACATGAGAAATACCTACCACATAAGACAACAAGTCTTAAGATTTTATAGGCATCGcatgaatatgtataatataaacGGTGA
It includes:
- the LOC132069355 gene encoding uncharacterized protein LOC132069355 isoform X1 encodes the protein MKKKSRSTRKSSAMNFLSTPPATGAASPVQSMSESPKPFGFNFDTFKTGNVTPTSSKRRNGKKSSFISSPVQLKPVGEPDSVKNLKSIVDLKEFASCQLDSVKRQIERSHVEILKDLEASNSRLQKRLKVFIHVAIQTQGCQQVADEAEKEYKKMSERINEGKESMKGSYSTFMADLQASGARLCKQTIPELSQSVEKAIDTLKNRYGIHSTSAC
- the LOC132069355 gene encoding uncharacterized protein LOC132069355 isoform X2 — its product is MKKKSRSTRKSSAMNFLSTPPATGAASPVQSMSESPKPFGFNFDTFKTGNVTPTSSKRRNGKKSSFISSPVQLKPVGEPDSVKNLKSIVDLKEFASCQLDSVKRQIERSHVEILKDLEASNSRLQKRLKIQTQGCQQVADEAEKEYKKMSERINEGKESMKGSYSTFMADLQASGARLCKQTIPELSQSVEKAIDTLKNRYGIHSTSAC